A genomic segment from Agrobacterium vitis encodes:
- a CDS encoding HAD family hydrolase — MAGFDLTLFDCDGVLVDSEIIAAKVESKLLTEAGYPISVEEMGERFSGMTWKNILMTIEKEVDIPLSASLIDKSEALLDQRLAREVKLVEGVTYALSRLQGPRCICSNSSSQRLDMMLTKVGLKEFFAPHVYSAKDLGAERVKPKPDIYLHGAAQFNVKPQNCVVVEDSVHGIHAARAAGMRVVGFTGASHTYPSHADRLTEAGAETVIARMMDLPAVIAAMAEWDHVI, encoded by the coding sequence ATGGCTGGCTTCGACCTCACCCTTTTCGATTGTGACGGCGTGCTCGTCGATTCCGAAATCATTGCCGCCAAGGTGGAGTCCAAGCTGCTGACCGAGGCAGGCTATCCGATTTCAGTCGAGGAAATGGGCGAGCGTTTTTCCGGTATGACCTGGAAAAACATCCTGATGACCATCGAAAAGGAAGTGGATATTCCGCTCTCGGCCAGCCTGATCGACAAGTCGGAAGCCCTGCTGGACCAGCGGCTGGCCCGCGAGGTCAAGCTGGTGGAGGGCGTCACCTATGCGCTGTCCCGTCTCCAGGGGCCGCGCTGCATTTGCTCCAATTCCTCGTCGCAGCGGCTGGACATGATGCTGACCAAGGTTGGCCTCAAGGAATTTTTCGCGCCGCATGTCTATTCTGCCAAGGATCTCGGCGCTGAGCGCGTCAAGCCGAAGCCGGATATCTATCTGCATGGCGCCGCCCAGTTCAACGTCAAGCCGCAAAATTGCGTGGTGGTGGAAGACAGCGTGCATGGCATCCATGCCGCCCGCGCCGCAGGAATGCGGGTTGTCGGCTTTACCGGCGCCTCCCACACCTATCCCTCCCATGCCGACCGCCTGACTGAAGCCGGTGCGGAAACCGTGATCGCCCGGATGATGGACCTGCCAGCCGTGATTGCCGCCATGGCCGAATGGGACCATGTGATCTAG
- a CDS encoding GntR family transcriptional regulator — protein MSKAKDDTIAARIARVLAQRIVHGELQPGIRLAQDHIAEEFSVSQVPVREAFRRLEAQGLVVSLPRRGVRVASFDLKQVREVAEMRAALEVLALKHAAPHLTPALLDEAEAATCACDHADNVEDWEAANRRFHRLIVSTCDMPRLLTAIDDLHAVSAHFLLAGWQSGWERRTDHDHRAILDALRRNAVGEATAILERHVQWIGRAPAPRRGEPQPERFAIVG, from the coding sequence ATGAGCAAAGCCAAGGACGACACTATAGCCGCGAGGATTGCCCGCGTATTGGCGCAACGCATCGTGCATGGAGAATTACAGCCCGGCATAAGGCTGGCACAGGACCATATTGCCGAGGAATTTTCGGTAAGCCAGGTGCCGGTGCGGGAGGCCTTCCGGCGTCTGGAGGCGCAGGGCCTGGTCGTCAGTCTGCCGCGCCGCGGGGTCCGGGTGGCGAGTTTCGATCTGAAACAGGTGCGCGAAGTGGCGGAAATGCGCGCCGCACTTGAAGTGCTGGCGCTGAAGCATGCCGCTCCGCATCTGACGCCCGCGCTGCTGGACGAAGCGGAAGCCGCGACCTGCGCCTGCGACCACGCCGACAATGTCGAGGACTGGGAGGCGGCCAATCGACGCTTTCACCGGCTGATCGTTTCCACCTGCGATATGCCGCGCCTGCTGACCGCCATCGATGACCTTCATGCGGTCAGCGCTCATTTCCTGCTGGCAGGCTGGCAAAGTGGCTGGGAGCGCCGCACCGATCACGACCATCGCGCCATCCTGGATGCCTTGCGCCGCAACGCCGTTGGTGAGGCGACAGCCATCCTGGAACGGCATGTGCAATGGATTGGCCGGGCGCCCGCGCCGCGTCGCGGCGAGCCGCAGCCGGAGCGATTTGCGATTGTCGGATGA
- a CDS encoding DUF1284 domain-containing protein: MTVRLRGHHLLCMLTFVGEGYTADFVANYHRVAARLTEGETIEIVDGPDDLCQPLTHSQTAHCFRDSVLERDRKAKDAVAQLLSRPVVTGTIITPDAPLLARLRAAFATGSVRSACHDCEWSSLCDGIAAEGYSGALVNPPAA; encoded by the coding sequence ATGACGGTGCGGTTGCGCGGCCATCATCTGCTCTGCATGCTGACCTTTGTCGGCGAAGGCTATACTGCCGATTTCGTCGCCAATTATCACCGCGTCGCTGCGCGGTTGACCGAGGGCGAAACCATTGAGATCGTCGATGGCCCCGATGATCTCTGTCAGCCCTTAACCCATTCGCAAACGGCTCATTGTTTTCGTGACAGCGTGCTGGAACGCGACCGGAAAGCCAAGGATGCCGTGGCTCAGTTGCTGTCTCGCCCGGTGGTGACCGGCACAATCATCACCCCGGATGCCCCCCTTTTGGCGCGGCTGCGGGCCGCCTTTGCCACGGGCTCGGTGCGGTCTGCCTGTCATGACTGCGAATGGTCGTCGCTCTGCGATGGCATCGCGGCTGAGGGCTATAGCGGAGCGCTGGTGAATCCGCCCGCAGCTTGA
- a CDS encoding site-specific DNA-methyltransferase, whose protein sequence is MASVFPLADLRRSNDPFAWMNSIIKGDCVAALEALPDQSVDAIFADPPYNLQLGGMLHRPDQSVVDAVDDAWDQFASFEAYDAFTRAWLLACRRVLKPHGTIWVIGSYHNIFRVGATLQDLNFWILNDIVWRKTNPMPNFKGRRFQNAHETMIWASRDAKAKSYTFNYDALKASNDDVQMRSDWLFPICSGGERLKGEDGKKIHPTQKPEALLARVILASTKPGDVVLDPFFGSGTTGAVAKRLGRNFVGIEREQDYIDAASARIDAVEALGKVELTVLTGKKSEPRVAFNTLLDSGLLQPGQVLTCEKRRHSAIIRADGTLVSGTEAGSIHRVGAKVRGLDACNGWTFWHYEDAGKLKPIDDLRSLVRVSMGKLAG, encoded by the coding sequence ATGGCCTCTGTTTTCCCGCTCGCCGACCTTCGTCGCTCCAACGATCCCTTCGCCTGGATGAACAGTATCATCAAGGGCGACTGTGTTGCGGCTTTGGAGGCTCTGCCGGATCAATCGGTGGATGCGATCTTTGCGGATCCGCCGTATAATCTGCAGTTGGGGGGCATGCTCCACCGGCCGGACCAGTCTGTTGTCGACGCCGTGGACGATGCATGGGACCAGTTTGCCTCTTTCGAGGCTTACGATGCCTTCACACGCGCCTGGCTGCTTGCCTGCCGGCGCGTGTTGAAGCCGCATGGCACCATCTGGGTCATTGGCTCCTATCACAATATTTTCCGGGTCGGCGCGACGCTTCAGGATCTGAATTTCTGGATCCTCAATGACATCGTCTGGCGCAAGACCAACCCGATGCCGAACTTCAAGGGCCGTCGGTTCCAGAACGCCCATGAAACGATGATCTGGGCTTCTCGCGATGCCAAGGCCAAGAGCTATACCTTCAATTACGACGCGCTGAAGGCGTCCAACGACGATGTGCAGATGCGCTCGGACTGGCTGTTTCCGATCTGCTCCGGTGGCGAGCGTCTGAAGGGCGAGGACGGCAAGAAGATCCATCCGACCCAGAAGCCGGAAGCCTTGCTGGCCCGCGTCATCCTGGCCTCGACCAAGCCCGGTGATGTGGTACTCGATCCGTTCTTCGGCTCCGGCACGACCGGTGCCGTTGCCAAACGGCTGGGCCGCAATTTCGTTGGTATCGAACGTGAGCAGGACTATATCGATGCCGCTTCCGCCCGCATCGACGCCGTCGAGGCCCTGGGCAAGGTAGAACTGACGGTCTTGACGGGCAAGAAGTCCGAGCCGCGCGTTGCCTTCAATACGCTTCTGGACAGTGGCCTCTTGCAGCCTGGTCAGGTGCTGACCTGCGAAAAGCGCCGCCATAGCGCCATTATCCGCGCCGATGGCACGCTGGTTTCCGGCACGGAAGCCGGTTCGATCCACCGGGTTGGTGCGAAGGTGCGTGGTCTGGATGCCTGCAATGGCTGGACCTTCTGGCACTACGAGGACGCAGGCAAGCTGAAGCCAATCGACGATCTGCGCAGCCTGGTGCGCGTCAGCATGGGCAAGCTGGCGGGATAA
- a CDS encoding glycosyltransferase family 41 protein gives MAALYRQALEQYGEGAYEAALTTVSRLLQAERSNAEAYILAATVHERLGNRLEAAGLFERVIALTPSRKRDVAFRACSHYLETGRDDLALRALLALHRYMPDDVDANHSICSLYREAGRYPDALPYALKLVTIGRDFDNWLNAGMVLLGAGQAEKAFVVLKAAYEARPTERLALTELFWCAMNLCDFDLATRLQGELEAAYAADGAVLDIRENVFRALQWSGDEAYHVLSAIRTGEKHRGTVALRRPYKARPGQRLRVGYVSADLYQHATLSLLTGVIENHDRDRFEIFGICHTAAKNRKGMLRQRFLEAIDHYVDILNLDDDQAAAAIRQLDLDILIDLKGFTFENRLGIFCRRPAPVQVAYLGFPGSVVGVGIDYAIADSIVAPPSSDQFYAEKIFRLPNSYQCNDNSREKVMRDGPRSLHGLPEQGVVFCSFNQEVKIRYQVFKTWMEILKSVDGSVLWLIDMLPTTRDNLRAAAVRLGVAPERLIFAPKKPLSEHLRRVPYADIALDTGPCNGHTTTADALWAGVPVLTWKGTNFAGRVSESLLSAVGLTELVADDLTEFGRLAVELAQDEVRQSHLRQNLLQARDTAPLFDTPRFTRDFEAALVAICADAAKG, from the coding sequence TTGGCGGCTTTATACAGGCAGGCACTGGAGCAATACGGGGAGGGCGCCTATGAGGCGGCCCTGACAACCGTTTCGCGCCTGTTGCAAGCCGAACGAAGCAATGCCGAAGCCTATATTCTTGCCGCCACCGTGCATGAACGTCTCGGCAACCGACTTGAGGCCGCCGGACTGTTTGAGCGTGTGATTGCGCTTACACCGTCGCGCAAACGCGATGTCGCCTTTCGCGCCTGCTCTCACTATCTGGAAACCGGTCGCGACGATCTGGCTCTGCGTGCGTTGCTGGCGCTGCACCGCTATATGCCTGACGATGTCGATGCCAATCATTCGATTTGCAGCCTTTACCGCGAGGCGGGCCGCTATCCGGACGCGTTGCCCTATGCGCTCAAGCTGGTGACGATTGGCCGCGATTTCGACAATTGGCTGAATGCAGGCATGGTGCTGCTGGGGGCCGGTCAGGCAGAGAAAGCCTTTGTCGTGCTGAAGGCAGCCTACGAGGCCCGCCCGACAGAACGGCTGGCGCTGACGGAATTGTTCTGGTGCGCGATGAACCTCTGCGATTTCGATCTGGCCACGCGGCTACAGGGGGAGCTTGAGGCGGCCTATGCGGCGGATGGCGCGGTGCTGGACATTCGCGAAAATGTGTTCCGTGCGCTGCAATGGTCTGGCGATGAGGCCTATCATGTGCTGAGTGCGATCCGGACGGGGGAGAAGCATCGGGGCACGGTTGCTCTGCGACGGCCTTATAAGGCCCGGCCCGGGCAAAGGCTGAGGGTCGGCTATGTCTCGGCGGATTTATACCAGCATGCGACGCTGTCGCTTTTGACCGGCGTGATCGAAAACCATGATCGCGACCGTTTTGAGATTTTTGGCATTTGCCATACCGCAGCGAAGAACCGCAAGGGCATGCTGCGTCAACGTTTCCTTGAGGCCATCGATCACTATGTCGACATTCTAAACTTGGATGATGATCAGGCTGCTGCCGCCATACGGCAGCTTGATCTCGACATCCTGATCGATCTCAAGGGATTTACTTTCGAGAACCGGCTGGGGATTTTCTGTCGCCGTCCGGCTCCCGTGCAGGTGGCCTATCTCGGCTTTCCAGGCAGCGTGGTTGGTGTTGGCATCGATTATGCCATTGCCGATTCCATTGTCGCCCCGCCATCGTCGGACCAGTTCTATGCCGAGAAAATCTTCCGGCTGCCCAATAGCTACCAGTGCAATGACAATAGCCGCGAAAAGGTGATGCGCGATGGCCCCCGCAGCCTCCACGGCCTGCCGGAGCAGGGTGTGGTGTTCTGTTCTTTCAATCAAGAGGTGAAAATTCGATATCAAGTGTTCAAAACCTGGATGGAAATCCTGAAATCGGTTGATGGGTCGGTGCTTTGGCTGATTGATATGCTACCAACGACGCGCGACAATCTTCGCGCCGCAGCCGTCCGGCTAGGCGTGGCGCCGGAGAGATTGATTTTTGCGCCGAAAAAACCGCTCTCGGAGCATTTGCGTCGGGTGCCTTATGCTGATATCGCCCTTGATACGGGGCCTTGTAACGGCCATACAACAACGGCGGACGCCCTGTGGGCTGGTGTGCCTGTTCTGACGTGGAAAGGCACGAATTTTGCCGGCCGCGTCAGCGAAAGTCTTTTGAGTGCCGTTGGCCTGACCGAACTGGTCGCCGACGACCTTACCGAATTCGGCCGCCTGGCGGTCGAACTGGCGCAGGATGAGGTCCGCCAATCTCACCTGCGCCAGAACCTCCTTCAAGCCCGCGATACCGCGCCGCTGTTTGATACGCCCCGCTTCACCCGCGATTTCGAGGCGGCGTTGGTGGCGATCTGCGCGGATGCCGCCAAGGGTTGA
- a CDS encoding pyridoxamine 5'-phosphate oxidase family protein, whose translation MMTIATLQQLEAIYGTARETSLAKEIDYLNDDYAAFVKASPFILLATVGADGTDCSPKGDAPGFVAILDRKTVAIPDRPGNNRIDNLKNIIEDGRASMLFLIPGVGETLRVNGRATISADPDLLARFAVDGKLPKTVILLAIDTVYFHCAKSILRSNLWDASRHVERSTLPSPGQMLKNIVNGFDGEAYDKELPERSRKNLY comes from the coding sequence ATGATGACCATTGCCACGCTGCAACAATTGGAAGCCATCTATGGCACAGCGAGAGAGACGTCGCTTGCCAAGGAAATCGACTATCTCAACGACGATTACGCTGCCTTCGTCAAAGCCTCGCCCTTCATCCTGCTCGCCACGGTCGGCGCAGATGGCACCGATTGCTCGCCCAAGGGCGATGCGCCAGGCTTCGTGGCGATCCTTGACCGCAAAACAGTTGCTATCCCCGACCGTCCCGGCAACAACCGTATCGATAACCTGAAGAACATCATCGAAGACGGCCGGGCCTCCATGCTGTTTCTCATCCCCGGTGTCGGTGAAACACTGAGGGTCAATGGCCGGGCCACGATCAGTGCCGATCCTGACCTGCTGGCCCGTTTTGCCGTCGATGGAAAACTGCCAAAAACCGTGATCCTTCTCGCAATCGACACCGTCTATTTCCACTGCGCCAAGTCCATTCTTCGCTCAAATCTCTGGGACGCCTCCCGCCATGTAGAGCGCTCCACCCTGCCATCACCCGGCCAGATGCTGAAAAACATCGTCAACGGCTTCGATGGCGAAGCCTATGACAAGGAGTTGCCGGAGCGGTCGAGGAAAAACCTGTATTGA
- a CDS encoding glycosyltransferase family 41 protein encodes MTADLTNTILSLYSQGLFQAALDEVKALPPGLADDPRMAIIAGQCLYKLGHAEAAADHYVRAAERLGGEGAQLRKLAYDLYKNMGNREKAVALAEHILQDDPRHLEAALLRRNRLFELAMLDELKLANAAAARAIAAGDEFATSCELPLSALYWCDDESTLARLSNQEKSVISPQIRLARRTTPHVYGDKVRIGYLSGDFTSNHAVMVNLQGVLERHNRNRFEIILYCYTKQAKIDRDNGSRARMGTIKRVADLSTQAASDLIRSDGIDILVDLQGHTQDARIDLVNSGLAPIQVAWLGFPCTGTGIDCDYVIGDPIVTPDSSKPFYHEKLCRLPETYEPNDNINRPLPPPAPRTVLELPEDKFIFASFNNIRKISPQTADAWLSIFREVPDSVMCLLCGQEHVRDNLRAYFTRQGLSADRLIFVPPLAYASHLARVQTVDLVLDSFPYCGHTTTSDCLWAGVPVLALKGRSFASRVSESLLAALDIPELVAPTVEAYIAQALDLARNPSRLLALRERIVANRHTTPLFDTDRFTHHLEDAYRMMVARAKAGLEPDHIDVPARSFL; translated from the coding sequence ATGACCGCTGACCTTACCAATACGATTCTGTCGCTTTATTCGCAGGGCCTGTTCCAGGCGGCCCTTGATGAGGTGAAGGCCTTGCCGCCGGGCCTTGCCGATGACCCCAGGATGGCGATCATCGCCGGACAATGTCTCTACAAGCTCGGCCATGCCGAAGCGGCGGCGGATCATTACGTGCGGGCGGCGGAGCGTCTTGGGGGGGAAGGGGCGCAGCTGCGCAAACTGGCTTACGATCTCTATAAAAACATGGGAAACAGAGAAAAAGCCGTCGCCCTTGCCGAGCATATCTTGCAGGATGACCCTCGCCATCTTGAAGCGGCCCTCCTGCGCCGCAACCGTCTTTTCGAACTCGCAATGCTGGATGAGCTAAAGCTGGCCAACGCCGCGGCCGCGCGCGCCATCGCGGCTGGCGATGAATTTGCGACGTCCTGCGAACTGCCGTTGAGCGCCCTTTACTGGTGCGATGATGAGAGCACGCTTGCCCGCCTATCGAACCAGGAAAAATCGGTCATCTCGCCGCAGATCAGATTGGCTCGCCGCACGACGCCGCATGTCTACGGCGACAAAGTCCGCATCGGCTATCTCTCTGGCGATTTCACCAGCAATCATGCCGTGATGGTCAACTTGCAGGGCGTCCTCGAACGTCATAATCGAAACCGGTTCGAGATCATTCTCTATTGCTATACCAAACAGGCCAAGATCGACCGCGACAACGGATCGCGGGCTCGCATGGGGACGATCAAACGAGTAGCTGACCTCTCAACGCAGGCAGCGAGTGATCTGATCAGGAGCGATGGAATCGACATTCTTGTCGATCTGCAAGGCCATACCCAGGATGCCCGGATCGATCTGGTCAATTCTGGTCTGGCGCCGATCCAGGTGGCTTGGTTGGGCTTTCCCTGCACCGGCACCGGCATTGATTGTGATTACGTCATCGGCGACCCGATCGTGACGCCGGATAGCAGCAAGCCGTTCTATCATGAGAAACTCTGCCGCTTGCCGGAGACCTATGAGCCCAATGACAATATCAACCGGCCCTTGCCGCCGCCTGCGCCGAGAACGGTTCTGGAGTTGCCAGAGGACAAATTTATCTTCGCCTCGTTCAACAATATCAGGAAAATCAGCCCGCAGACCGCCGATGCCTGGCTGTCCATCTTCCGAGAGGTGCCTGACAGTGTGATGTGTCTGTTGTGCGGGCAGGAACACGTCAGGGACAATCTGCGTGCCTATTTCACCCGGCAGGGGCTCTCGGCGGACCGGCTGATTTTCGTGCCGCCACTGGCTTATGCATCGCATCTGGCGCGTGTGCAGACCGTGGACCTCGTGCTCGATAGCTTTCCCTATTGCGGTCACACCACCACATCCGATTGCCTATGGGCCGGTGTGCCGGTTCTGGCGCTCAAGGGTCGCAGTTTCGCATCCCGAGTTTCGGAAAGTCTTTTGGCCGCGCTCGACATCCCCGAACTCGTGGCGCCAACGGTTGAGGCCTATATTGCCCAGGCGCTGGATCTCGCTCGCAACCCATCCCGCCTTTTGGCGCTGCGCGAGCGGATCGTTGCCAACAGGCACACCACGCCGCTGTTTGACACCGACCGCTTTACTCATCATCTCGAAGACGCCTACCGGATGATGGTGGCGCGCGCCAAGGCCGGGCTGGAGCCGGATCATATCGATGTCCCGGCTAGGTCGTTCCTATGA
- a CDS encoding putative quinol monooxygenase, translating into MAKVFLDGHIDVPEDRLEAVKAALPEHVALTRAEPGCLSFDVEACPTVAGRFLVSEVFVDQASFDAHQQRTKASNWFTVTQGIARDYTIRA; encoded by the coding sequence ATGGCCAAAGTGTTTCTCGACGGCCATATCGACGTGCCGGAGGATCGACTGGAAGCCGTAAAGGCGGCTCTGCCTGAGCATGTCGCCCTGACGCGGGCCGAGCCGGGGTGCCTGTCTTTCGACGTCGAAGCCTGCCCTACTGTCGCCGGGCGTTTTCTTGTTTCGGAAGTCTTTGTTGATCAGGCATCTTTCGACGCGCATCAGCAGCGCACGAAAGCATCGAACTGGTTCACGGTGACGCAGGGCATCGCCAGGGATTATACGATCAGGGCTTGA
- a CDS encoding HAD family hydrolase, which produces MAEIRHIVFDIGKVLIHYDPNLPFSRIIPDAKERQWFFDNVCTHDWNIEQDRGRTWADAEALLIAEYPDREAHIRAFRQHWREMVPHAYDGTVEIFNALIDKGRDVTMLTNFAADTFTEAREMFPFLNRPRGVTVSGEIGLIKPDVAIYHRHATDFGLDPAHSIFIDDSLPNVVGAKAAGWQAVHFESPEKLKADLTNVGVL; this is translated from the coding sequence ATGGCAGAGATCCGGCATATCGTTTTCGACATCGGCAAGGTATTGATCCATTACGACCCCAATCTACCGTTCAGCCGGATCATCCCGGATGCCAAGGAACGGCAATGGTTTTTCGACAACGTCTGCACCCATGACTGGAACATTGAACAGGACCGGGGCCGCACATGGGCCGATGCCGAGGCGCTGCTGATTGCCGAGTATCCCGACCGCGAAGCGCATATCCGCGCCTTTCGCCAGCATTGGCGCGAAATGGTGCCACATGCCTATGACGGCACCGTCGAGATCTTCAATGCCCTGATAGATAAGGGCCGCGATGTGACCATGTTGACCAATTTTGCCGCCGACACATTCACTGAGGCCCGCGAGATGTTTCCCTTCCTCAACCGCCCGCGCGGCGTCACAGTGTCGGGCGAAATCGGCCTGATCAAGCCGGATGTGGCGATTTATCACCGTCATGCCACGGATTTTGGTCTCGATCCGGCCCATTCGATTTTCATTGATGACAGCCTGCCCAATGTGGTGGGTGCCAAGGCTGCTGGTTGGCAGGCGGTGCATTTCGAGAGCCCGGAAAAGCTCAAGGCCGATCTCACAAACGTCGGCGTGCTCTGA
- the mutY gene encoding A/G-specific adenine glycosylase produces the protein MSMKTRKLAEHTLHQDGPHQDGPHQDEPSAEDLLAWYDRHHRDLPWRISPPMAARGVRPDPYHIWLSEVMLQQTTVQAVKPYFLKFLARWPKVTDLASAPTEDVMAAWAGLGYYARARNLKKCAEAVADLHGGVFPDTQEGLQSLPGIGDYTSAAIAAIAFNRQAAVMDGNVERVISRLYAISDPLPGAKPAIKLLVTALTPKDRPGDFAQGMMDLGATICTPKRPACSLCPFNTHCLALKAHDPEHFPVKAAKKAKPVRLGAAFIALDDRNRILLRKRSDKGLLGGMTEVPTTEWTARIDGDDSEASAPMDANWRPCGVITHVFTHFELRLTIFRADAVKARPDDYHWADHGWWEPLINLEAQALPTVMKKAITQAIPEAFAAR, from the coding sequence ATGAGCATGAAAACCCGAAAACTTGCCGAACACACCCTTCACCAAGATGGGCCTCACCAAGATGGGCCTCACCAAGATGAGCCAAGTGCTGAGGACCTTCTCGCCTGGTATGACCGCCATCACCGTGATCTCCCTTGGCGGATTTCGCCGCCGATGGCAGCGCGCGGTGTGAGGCCCGACCCATATCACATCTGGCTGTCGGAAGTGATGCTGCAACAGACCACGGTACAGGCGGTCAAACCCTATTTCCTGAAATTCCTGGCGCGCTGGCCGAAGGTCACCGACCTTGCAAGCGCCCCGACCGAGGACGTGATGGCGGCCTGGGCGGGCCTCGGCTATTACGCCCGCGCCCGCAACCTGAAAAAATGCGCCGAGGCCGTCGCCGATCTGCATGGCGGTGTGTTTCCCGACACCCAGGAAGGCCTGCAATCGCTGCCCGGCATCGGCGATTATACCTCCGCCGCCATCGCCGCCATTGCGTTTAACCGGCAGGCGGCGGTGATGGACGGCAATGTCGAGCGGGTGATTTCGAGGCTATACGCGATATCCGATCCGCTGCCCGGCGCCAAACCGGCCATAAAACTGCTGGTAACGGCGCTGACCCCCAAGGATCGGCCCGGCGATTTCGCGCAAGGCATGATGGATCTGGGCGCCACCATCTGTACACCAAAACGGCCTGCCTGTTCGCTCTGTCCGTTCAACACCCACTGTCTGGCGCTGAAAGCCCATGACCCCGAGCATTTTCCAGTCAAGGCGGCGAAAAAGGCAAAGCCGGTGCGGCTTGGCGCCGCCTTCATCGCCCTTGATGACCGCAACCGCATCCTGCTGCGCAAGCGCTCCGACAAGGGACTTCTGGGTGGCATGACCGAAGTGCCGACCACCGAATGGACGGCCCGCATCGACGGCGACGATAGCGAGGCCAGTGCGCCGATGGATGCCAACTGGCGGCCCTGCGGGGTCATCACCCATGTGTTTACCCATTTCGAGCTGCGGCTGACGATCTTTAGGGCCGATGCGGTCAAGGCACGGCCCGACGATTACCATTGGGCCGATCACGGATGGTGGGAGCCGCTCATCAATCTTGAAGCCCAGGCCTTGCCGACAGTGATGAAAAAGGCGATCACCCAGGCTATACCCGAGGCCTTCGCAGCCAGATAA
- a CDS encoding DUF721 domain-containing protein — translation MAFKKRGAAQISELANGIIDPVIARRAGISTALLSSWEEIAGADFADCTRPEKIVWPRRDYAGQDSGQKSGQKSSAPAGQSGGYKAGVLTIACEGARALFLNHAQGELIARINGFFGYPAIGQIRIVQKPVSNTAKHRRGPGRLDAVQAKKLSEMTEGIESDKLKKAVERLGRAVLSQKKPK, via the coding sequence ATGGCCTTCAAAAAACGCGGCGCTGCCCAGATTTCGGAACTGGCCAACGGTATCATCGATCCGGTGATTGCGCGGCGTGCCGGGATTTCGACGGCGCTGCTGTCGTCTTGGGAGGAGATTGCCGGGGCCGATTTTGCCGATTGCACACGGCCTGAAAAGATCGTCTGGCCAAGGCGCGACTATGCCGGTCAGGATTCGGGCCAGAAATCCGGCCAGAAATCGAGTGCGCCTGCCGGTCAATCCGGCGGGTATAAGGCGGGCGTGCTGACCATTGCCTGCGAAGGGGCGCGGGCGCTGTTTCTCAACCATGCGCAGGGCGAGTTGATTGCCCGCATCAACGGGTTTTTCGGCTATCCGGCCATCGGGCAGATCCGCATCGTGCAAAAACCGGTCTCCAACACCGCCAAGCACCGGCGTGGGCCGGGCCGGCTGGATGCGGTGCAGGCGAAAAAACTCTCGGAAATGACTGAGGGTATTGAAAGCGACAAGCTCAAAAAGGCAGTCGAGCGGCTGGGCCGGGCGGTGTTGTCGCAAAAAAAGCCGAAATGA
- a CDS encoding DsbA family protein, protein MSNSELTLTKRHLLAGIATAATGLAVSGMVSPAFAAAEMPKPDHDVDMAEVMKPGALPDMALGKPDAPVKIVEYFSMTCPHCAHFHATTFDTIKEKYIDTGKVYFVFREFPFDPAATAAFMLARCAPKDQYYPFITMFLKQQRSWAAPDNGDVRGAMLQMSKMAGFTQESFQACLTNTKLAGDVTAERDRGAKQFGVNATPTFLINGKSYSGDMSVESMSALIDSLL, encoded by the coding sequence ATGTCGAATTCAGAACTGACCCTGACCAAGCGCCATCTTCTGGCCGGTATCGCCACGGCGGCCACAGGCCTCGCCGTTTCCGGCATGGTGAGCCCGGCCTTTGCCGCCGCCGAAATGCCCAAGCCCGACCATGATGTCGATATGGCTGAAGTGATGAAACCCGGCGCCCTGCCGGACATGGCGCTTGGCAAGCCCGATGCACCGGTCAAGATCGTTGAATATTTCTCGATGACCTGCCCGCATTGCGCTCATTTCCACGCCACGACCTTCGATACGATCAAGGAAAAATATATCGATACCGGCAAGGTCTATTTCGTCTTCCGCGAGTTTCCTTTCGACCCCGCCGCCACCGCCGCTTTCATGCTGGCGCGTTGCGCCCCGAAGGATCAATATTATCCCTTCATCACCATGTTCCTGAAGCAGCAGCGCTCCTGGGCAGCGCCTGACAATGGCGATGTGCGCGGCGCCATGCTGCAAATGTCGAAAATGGCCGGTTTCACACAGGAAAGCTTCCAGGCTTGCTTGACGAACACCAAGCTTGCCGGTGATGTAACCGCAGAGCGGGACCGCGGCGCCAAGCAATTCGGCGTCAACGCAACCCCGACCTTCCTGATCAACGGTAAAAGCTATTCTGGAGATATGTCGGTTGAATCCATGTCGGCGCTCATCGACAGCCTTCTCTGA